A genome region from Manihot esculenta cultivar AM560-2 chromosome 5, M.esculenta_v8, whole genome shotgun sequence includes the following:
- the LOC110614288 gene encoding uncharacterized protein LOC110614288 — protein MFADVLGPEKNGYVRAYGPGKNVTEYFGARPTKIELLKQLDTSRREANERVQQIQKEASEQVNDVKKQMDEKLAEMNRIWEQKFKMLLEKNNNIASPMEDSQDDEIGG, from the exons ATGTTTGCTGATGTACTTGGGCCGGAAAAAAATGGTTATGTTCGTGCTTATGGTCCTGGAAAAAATGTCACGGAATATTTTGGTGCTAGACCTACAAAGATAGAACTACTTAAACAACTTGATACTTCAAGAAGAGAAGCAAACGAGCGTGTCCAACAAATTCAAAAAGAAGCAAGTGAACAAGTAAATGATGTTAAGAAGCAAATGGATGAGAAACTTGCAGAGATGAATAGAATATGGGAGCAGAAATTCAAGATGCTTTTGGAGAAAAACAATAATATTGCATCA cCTATGGAGGATTCCCAAGATGATGAAATTGGAGGATGA